In Athene noctua chromosome 8, bAthNoc1.hap1.1, whole genome shotgun sequence, a genomic segment contains:
- the SLC33A1 gene encoding acetyl-coenzyme A transporter 1 isoform X2 produces MSPAIAAKEGGRQRRAGSQQRCLDVRSEAPPARALCGDGLPGGEAEALLPEAGARGARGCRAELGSILLLLVLYVLQGIPLGLAGSVPLILQSKSASYTDQAFFSFVFWPFSLKLLWAPLVDAVYLRGFGRRKSWLVPTQYVLGLFMIYMSTQVDVLLGDGEGRGPDVVALTVTFFLFEFLAATQDIAVDGWALTMLSRENVGYASTCNSVGQTAGYFLGNVLFLALESASFCNKYLRFQPQPRGIVTLSGWIFSSRCSDRTQTGGRGSPERALSSAGSSDGSFTDNTAADYQQIHSRPQATEHVLQSYALQITLYSMYVAIMAFNAKVSDPLIGGTYMTLLNTVSNLGGNWPSTVALWLVDPLTVKECAGAREQTCATTVAAELCTKAGGSCVTTLDGYYVESVVCVILGFGWWFLLGPKLKKLQEEGQSSWKCKRTN; encoded by the exons ATGTCGCCCGCCATCGCGGCTAAGGAGGGcggccggcagcgccgggccggcAGCCAGCAGCGCTGCCTGGACGTGAGGAGCgaggcgccgcccgcccgggcgctcTGCGGGGACGGGCTGCCGGGCGGTGAGGCCGAGGCGCTGCTGCCGgaggcgggggcgcggggggcgcgggggtgccGGGCGGAGCTGGGCAgtatcctgctgctgctggtgctgtaCGTGCTGCAGGGCATCCCGCTGGGGCTGGCGGGCAGCGTCCCCCTCATCCTGCAGAGCAAGAGCGCCAGCTACACCGACCAGGCCTTCTTCAGCTTCGTCTTCTGGCCCTTCAGCCTCAAGCTGCTCTGGGCTCCTTTGGTGGACGCCGTCTACCTGCGGGGTTTCGGCCGCCGCAAGTCCTGGCTGGTGCCCACGCAGTACGTCCTGGGGCTCTTCATGATCTACATGTCCACCCAGGTGGACGTGCTGCTGGGCGACGGGGAGGGCCGGGGCCCCGACGTGGTGGCCCTCACTGTGACTTTCTTCCTCTTCGAGTTCCTGGCGGCAACGCAGGACATTGCGGTGGACGGCTGGGCCCTCACCATGTTGTCCAGGGAGAACGTGGGCTACGCCTCCACCTGCAACTCCGTGGGCCAGACGGCCGGCTACTTTCTGGGCAACGTTCTCTTTCTGGCCCTCGAGTCGGCCTCCTTCTGCAACAAGTACCTGCGGttccagccccagccccgaggGATTGTTACCCTCTCAG GTTGGATTTTCAGCAGCAGATGCAGTGACAGGACTCAAACTGGTGGAAGAGGGAGTCCCGAAAGAGCACTTAGCTCTGCTGGCAGTTCCGATGGTTCCTTTACAGATAATACTGCCGCTGATTATCAGCAAATACACAGCAGGCCCCAAGCCACTGAACACGTTTTACAAAGCTATGCCCTTCAG ATCACGCTGTATAGCATGTATGTTGCAATAATGGCTTTCAACGCCAAAGTCAGCGATCCGCTGATTGGAGGGACCTACATGACGCTCCTGAACACGGTGTCAAATCTGGGGGGGAACTGGCCTTCCACCGTGGCACTCTGGCTTGTGGACCCGCTCACGGTGAAAGAGTGCGCGGGGGCCCGGGAACAGACCTGTGCAACTACAGTCGCTGCAGAA CTCTGCACAAAAGCTGGCGGTTCCTGTGTGACTACCCTGGACGGTTACTACGTGGAATCTGTCGTCTGCGTCATTCTGGGATTTGGCTGGTGGTTCCTACTTGGGCCAAAACTTAAaaagctgcaggaggaaggacaGTCTTCCTGGAAGTGCAAGAGGACCAATTGA
- the C8H3orf33 gene encoding protein C3orf33 homolog isoform X1 yields the protein MAERRSGAAEGLARISDWADAHLGLLRSLSAGMAVAGALVLARSLRMTTKFTSALDIPVEFVEKNVKLRGTLHHITEKGLEVEHIPISIPFITSIQRKWQSKGLLLVRLAGVELAPSGTAWLRQELKPRQMVWFQLLGREDSALECLVLINKGRFLSMCLNEEILRQGLGRTARIEGLHHDSRLYWKLHKRLLQAELRALKKNKGIWKEESYSERIRDCVANNKFVRTLKEFASWLRSSVSR from the exons ATGGCGGagcggcggagcggcgcggccgaGGGCCTGGCCCGCATCTCCGACTGGGCGGACGCGCACCTCGGCCTCCTGCGG AGCCTGAGCGCCGGGATGGCGGTGGCCGGGGCGCTGGTGCTGGCCCGCAGCCTCCGGATG ACAACGAAGTTTACAAGTGCTTTGGATATACCTGTGGAGTTCGTAGAAAAGAATGTGAAATTGCGGGGGACGTTGCATCACATCACGGAGAAAGGCCTGGAAGTTGAACACATTCCCATTAGCATTCCTTTCATTACATCGATACAGAGAAAAT GGCAATCGAAAGGTCTTCTGCTGGTAAGGCTGGCTGGGGTGGAGCTGGCTCCCAGCGGCACGGCCTGGTTACGGCAGGAGTTGAAACCCAGGCAAATGGTGTGGTTCCAGCTGCTCGGGAGGGAGGACTCGGCACTCGAGTGCCTTGTTTTAATAAATAAG GGTCGATTTCTCAGCATGTGCTTAAATGAAGAGATCTTGAGACAAGGGCTCGGCAGAACAGCGCGGATTGAAGGACTGCATCATGATTCCCGCCTGTACTGGAAACTTCATAAGAGGCTGCTTCAAGCAGAGTTAAGGgccttgaagaaaaataaaggaatatgGAAAGAAGAAAGCTACTCTGAAAGAATTAGAGATTGTGTAGCCAACAATAAATTTGTACGGACACTGAAAGAGTTTGCGAGCTGGTTAAGAAGCTCTGTTTCGAGGTAG
- the C8H3orf33 gene encoding protein C3orf33 homolog isoform X3 — protein MGPFHRRVDCKSCKTGNIPKCLQRLARNGFCSSSLTTKFTSALDIPVEFVEKNVKLRGTLHHITEKGLEVEHIPISIPFITSIQRKWQSKGLLLVRLAGVELAPSGTAWLRQELKPRQMVWFQLLGREDSALECLVLINKGRFLSMCLNEEILRQGLGRTARIEGLHHDSRLYWKLHKRLLQAELRALKKNKGIWKEESYSERIRDCVANNKFVRTLKEFASWLRSSVSR, from the exons ATGGGCCCTTTTCACCGCCGTGTAG ACTGCAAGTCCTGTAAAACAGGGAACATCCCCAAGTGTCTGCAAAGGCTGGCACGTAATGGCTTCTGCAGCTCCTCACTg ACAACGAAGTTTACAAGTGCTTTGGATATACCTGTGGAGTTCGTAGAAAAGAATGTGAAATTGCGGGGGACGTTGCATCACATCACGGAGAAAGGCCTGGAAGTTGAACACATTCCCATTAGCATTCCTTTCATTACATCGATACAGAGAAAAT GGCAATCGAAAGGTCTTCTGCTGGTAAGGCTGGCTGGGGTGGAGCTGGCTCCCAGCGGCACGGCCTGGTTACGGCAGGAGTTGAAACCCAGGCAAATGGTGTGGTTCCAGCTGCTCGGGAGGGAGGACTCGGCACTCGAGTGCCTTGTTTTAATAAATAAG GGTCGATTTCTCAGCATGTGCTTAAATGAAGAGATCTTGAGACAAGGGCTCGGCAGAACAGCGCGGATTGAAGGACTGCATCATGATTCCCGCCTGTACTGGAAACTTCATAAGAGGCTGCTTCAAGCAGAGTTAAGGgccttgaagaaaaataaaggaatatgGAAAGAAGAAAGCTACTCTGAAAGAATTAGAGATTGTGTAGCCAACAATAAATTTGTACGGACACTGAAAGAGTTTGCGAGCTGGTTAAGAAGCTCTGTTTCGAGGTAG
- the SLC33A1 gene encoding acetyl-coenzyme A transporter 1 isoform X1 → MSPAIAAKEGGRQRRAGSQQRCLDVRSEAPPARALCGDGLPGGEAEALLPEAGARGARGCRAELGSILLLLVLYVLQGIPLGLAGSVPLILQSKSASYTDQAFFSFVFWPFSLKLLWAPLVDAVYLRGFGRRKSWLVPTQYVLGLFMIYMSTQVDVLLGDGEGRGPDVVALTVTFFLFEFLAATQDIAVDGWALTMLSRENVGYASTCNSVGQTAGYFLGNVLFLALESASFCNKYLRFQPQPRGIVTLSDFLFFWGAVFLITTTLVALLKKENKELTQTKEETKGITDTYRLLFSIIKMPAVLTFCLLILTAKVGFSAADAVTGLKLVEEGVPKEHLALLAVPMVPLQIILPLIISKYTAGPKPLNTFYKAMPFRLLLGLEFAFLVWWTPQVKHERGFPVYYYVVVLLSYALHQITLYSMYVAIMAFNAKVSDPLIGGTYMTLLNTVSNLGGNWPSTVALWLVDPLTVKECAGAREQTCATTVAAELCTKAGGSCVTTLDGYYVESVVCVILGFGWWFLLGPKLKKLQEEGQSSWKCKRTN, encoded by the exons ATGTCGCCCGCCATCGCGGCTAAGGAGGGcggccggcagcgccgggccggcAGCCAGCAGCGCTGCCTGGACGTGAGGAGCgaggcgccgcccgcccgggcgctcTGCGGGGACGGGCTGCCGGGCGGTGAGGCCGAGGCGCTGCTGCCGgaggcgggggcgcggggggcgcgggggtgccGGGCGGAGCTGGGCAgtatcctgctgctgctggtgctgtaCGTGCTGCAGGGCATCCCGCTGGGGCTGGCGGGCAGCGTCCCCCTCATCCTGCAGAGCAAGAGCGCCAGCTACACCGACCAGGCCTTCTTCAGCTTCGTCTTCTGGCCCTTCAGCCTCAAGCTGCTCTGGGCTCCTTTGGTGGACGCCGTCTACCTGCGGGGTTTCGGCCGCCGCAAGTCCTGGCTGGTGCCCACGCAGTACGTCCTGGGGCTCTTCATGATCTACATGTCCACCCAGGTGGACGTGCTGCTGGGCGACGGGGAGGGCCGGGGCCCCGACGTGGTGGCCCTCACTGTGACTTTCTTCCTCTTCGAGTTCCTGGCGGCAACGCAGGACATTGCGGTGGACGGCTGGGCCCTCACCATGTTGTCCAGGGAGAACGTGGGCTACGCCTCCACCTGCAACTCCGTGGGCCAGACGGCCGGCTACTTTCTGGGCAACGTTCTCTTTCTGGCCCTCGAGTCGGCCTCCTTCTGCAACAAGTACCTGCGGttccagccccagccccgaggGATTGTTACCCTCTCAG attttctgtttttctggggAGCTGTCTTTTTAATTACCACTACACTGGTTGCCCttttgaagaaggaaaacaaagaactaACTCAAACAAAAGAGGAAACTAAAGGCATCACGGATACATACAGGCTGCTATTTTCAATAATCAAGATGCCGGCAGTTCTTACTTTCTGTCTCTTGATTCTCACAGCAAAA GTTGGATTTTCAGCAGCAGATGCAGTGACAGGACTCAAACTGGTGGAAGAGGGAGTCCCGAAAGAGCACTTAGCTCTGCTGGCAGTTCCGATGGTTCCTTTACAGATAATACTGCCGCTGATTATCAGCAAATACACAGCAGGCCCCAAGCCACTGAACACGTTTTACAAAGCTATGCCCTTCAG ACTACTACTTGGTCTGGAATTTGCTTTTTTGGTGTGGTGGACTCCTCAAGTGAAACACGAAAGAGGATTTCCTGTCTACTACTATGTTGTAGTATTGTTGAGTTATGCTTTACACCAG ATCACGCTGTATAGCATGTATGTTGCAATAATGGCTTTCAACGCCAAAGTCAGCGATCCGCTGATTGGAGGGACCTACATGACGCTCCTGAACACGGTGTCAAATCTGGGGGGGAACTGGCCTTCCACCGTGGCACTCTGGCTTGTGGACCCGCTCACGGTGAAAGAGTGCGCGGGGGCCCGGGAACAGACCTGTGCAACTACAGTCGCTGCAGAA CTCTGCACAAAAGCTGGCGGTTCCTGTGTGACTACCCTGGACGGTTACTACGTGGAATCTGTCGTCTGCGTCATTCTGGGATTTGGCTGGTGGTTCCTACTTGGGCCAAAACTTAAaaagctgcaggaggaaggacaGTCTTCCTGGAAGTGCAAGAGGACCAATTGA
- the C8H3orf33 gene encoding protein C3orf33 homolog isoform X2, which translates to MSLRSFFKPCFHTHPSDCKSCKTGNIPKCLQRLARNGFCSSSLTTKFTSALDIPVEFVEKNVKLRGTLHHITEKGLEVEHIPISIPFITSIQRKWQSKGLLLVRLAGVELAPSGTAWLRQELKPRQMVWFQLLGREDSALECLVLINKGRFLSMCLNEEILRQGLGRTARIEGLHHDSRLYWKLHKRLLQAELRALKKNKGIWKEESYSERIRDCVANNKFVRTLKEFASWLRSSVSR; encoded by the exons ATGTCACTTCGTTCTTTTTTCAAACCTTGCTTTCACACCCACCCTTCAGACTGCAAGTCCTGTAAAACAGGGAACATCCCCAAGTGTCTGCAAAGGCTGGCACGTAATGGCTTCTGCAGCTCCTCACTg ACAACGAAGTTTACAAGTGCTTTGGATATACCTGTGGAGTTCGTAGAAAAGAATGTGAAATTGCGGGGGACGTTGCATCACATCACGGAGAAAGGCCTGGAAGTTGAACACATTCCCATTAGCATTCCTTTCATTACATCGATACAGAGAAAAT GGCAATCGAAAGGTCTTCTGCTGGTAAGGCTGGCTGGGGTGGAGCTGGCTCCCAGCGGCACGGCCTGGTTACGGCAGGAGTTGAAACCCAGGCAAATGGTGTGGTTCCAGCTGCTCGGGAGGGAGGACTCGGCACTCGAGTGCCTTGTTTTAATAAATAAG GGTCGATTTCTCAGCATGTGCTTAAATGAAGAGATCTTGAGACAAGGGCTCGGCAGAACAGCGCGGATTGAAGGACTGCATCATGATTCCCGCCTGTACTGGAAACTTCATAAGAGGCTGCTTCAAGCAGAGTTAAGGgccttgaagaaaaataaaggaatatgGAAAGAAGAAAGCTACTCTGAAAGAATTAGAGATTGTGTAGCCAACAATAAATTTGTACGGACACTGAAAGAGTTTGCGAGCTGGTTAAGAAGCTCTGTTTCGAGGTAG